CCCTAGTACAGGCTTTCTACCTCCAAAGCACCCACTTATGGCATGGGGTGGTCCTGCAGgtaccctgcctcagtttccttcagAAGTTCCCAGAAACAATCCACTCCCAGAACATCTTTAAAACAATATCCCTCCTCCCCGCCCTCAGGTCTAATTTATTTGACATTGTCCAGCTCCCAACATAAGGCCCCTTATATCCAGTCCAGGGTTTCCACACCCCTCCATCCTGGACTGCATCGTTCAAGTCCTGGCCTCCCTGGCCTGCAAATTCACCCCTTTAGATCGGAGTTTCCACAGCCCTCCTTCTAGGGACTGTAGGATCGCTGAGTTCTTCTCAGCAGCTCTTCTAGTTCTACCTAAAGCCTGTCCCTTATCAGCCCAGAGGCCTAACTGGATCCCAGGACCCATCACCACATGAACTTCATTTTCCTCCTGTGGGGTGGACAGCCAGCTGTGTCACAGGTGGGACAGAGACCCATCACTCCTTAAAGGGACAAGCCAACTTATGACAGAGCCCATAATATTGCAGGTGCAATTGATAATGTGCAGTAATCTAGCTACTTGAACTATATATGCAAATTTCATCCAGCATTGTGGGTGCAAAATGCAGGTGCAGAACAACTGGCCAGTTTTAAGTCAGAAGCAAAATGGGCATTTATGCTTCTGAATGCTCATTTTAAAAGGCAACTACAGGAGGTGGATATAGTATGATATGAACAGCTTGTCCCACTTTACTTATGCCCAGTAGTTCCTGTCAGGGAGCTGGGAACTCAGGAATGGCAGTGATAGACTATAGCTTTAAGAAATTAATGCTTTTGTATCGGAGccagggagaagctggagtttCTGGACTATGAAAGAGACTGAGGATGATAGTTTTTCCTGGTATTACTCTTCAAAGGTACATTACAATACATTAATGCAGTTTGCTTTATAAGGTCTCAGCCATACCACTATCTCCCAACTCACAGCAGATCCAATAGTCTAAATGTTCTAATCAAGAATCAGTGTGGGTAAAGGGAGAAAAGACATGTGATATATTGTTATTTGTTGTGCGGAACAGCCTTCCAGCTACTCAAAGTGTGCATCAAACTTTCAGTGGCATTCACTAAATAGTGCTGGACCAGCGCAACACACAGAGCTGGTCAAATACATCAAAGAGATATTATGGCATATATTACTTGACAGACAATGGTGAAAGGCAGAATATTTTTGCCCCTTTTTGACCCAAGTGGCTAGAGAAAGTTTGGAGCCCTGTGGATGTTCCAGTTAGGAGTAGAAATTAGTGATCTTCAGGCCTCTGATGGAGTTTtgcttatttacaaagaatgtacaaagtcctgtgtctCTGATCACAGGAGGAATCAAAAAGCAGGAAACAGCTTCTTTTGCTCATGGTACCAAGAACAATCTTTtcagcctgcacctctgacccaaAAATTTTTCCCCAGATTTCTTCCAGGGTCATAACCTGTGCTTTCAGCTACTCCTTCAGGCTGTCTGTgcatccctctcctcctctgtgtTCTGCCTTCCTTCATACTCACACCTCTACCCAAAAGCAGTCATCAGCAAAAGCTCATGGGTGGGTCCCCTAGATGTGGGCATATCTTTACAGTTCTGTGaattgaagggtgagttcacacctATCAATCTTAATGAGGTTTTCACTCACTCCATAACAAGATTTCACCCAGCCCATAAACATTAATTTCACCAAATTCTATTATATGAGCAACTGGATCATTGGTTGTAAGTCAAGTAGGAGTCACTCAACTGAAGGGAATTAAATTAGAGGCAGATGTCATGACAAACAGCCAGGGTGGGATCTAGggaaaggggaagagaagaatTTAAAGGGACATATGATGATGGCCATCCAACTCTGTTAGAATTAACTGATAATTAATTGTGACCTAAGGCATCCAAGTGGGAGGaggtacataagaacagccatactgggtcagaccaaaaggtccatctagcctagcatcctgtcttctgacagcggccaatgccaggtgccccagagggaatgaacaaacaggtaatcatcaagtggtctGTCCCATcgtctattcccagcttctggcaaacagagtctagggacaccatccctgcccatcctggctaatagccattgatggaccaatccttcatgaacttatctagttttttttttaaccctattatagtcttggccttcacaacatcctctggcaaagagttccataggttgactgtgcgttgtgtgaagaatggtttgttttaaacctttggtttgttttaaacctgctgcctattaatttcatttggtgacccctagttcttgagtTATGAGAAGGTGTAATTGTAAAATTTGTAATGTAAAATGTAAAggatagcttaaaaaaaaaaggagaggacTTGGGGGAGCAGCCAAGTGTTGTTACAACTATCACAAAGGAAGAAATCTTAGAGCAAGAGGTGCAGGCCAGGTACAGCCAGGTGAGGAGTGAGCGATAGACATATGCATAGGGTGTAAGGCTTTCAAAGTCAGTTATATGATCAATGGTGTCTGATTCTGCATggagattaaagaaataaataataaaaggagGCACAGTCAGCTGCGGGGGAAGTCACTGACCATGCTGAGGAGGGTTCAGATGGATGGTATGGGGACCAAAGCCAGCTAAGGGTAGCTATGACTGGGGCAGGAATGCTGAAGGCTGAGGAGTGGGAGGAGGTAGGCAGAAATAAGAAGTTGGAGCAGGGTAGAGTTAGCAGCCCCAGTGCTATGATGAATGGCTGTAAATTGGAAGCGGCATATCCTTGGCATCGTGTGATGTGAAGATCAGACAAGTCTTATGGGCATAAGAGGAGAAACAATAGTGCTGAAGGGTCCCTGTTTGAGTTTCATGTGTGTTAATGTGCAGGACTCTCCCTCTCACATGCACACCCTCTGTGCTACCCTCCCTAACTGGTTTATTCTGCATTGTGTTCATCAGACAGTAGGGGAGAGGCTGGATGAGCACATCAAGACCATAGACAGGCATCTGGACAAGCACATTGGTACCTTAGGCACATGGGTAGATCAACACGTCTGGAGCCTCAACAAGTGGGTGCAGGAGCACATGGGGACCCCAGACAAGTGGGTGGATGAGCATACAGAGGATCTGCTTGGGTGGCTGGATGAGCACATTGGGGCCCTCGACAAGTGGCTGGACAGATATGTTTGGACCCTGAATGAGTGGCATGAGGAGTATGTTGAAGCTTTCGACAAGAGGCTAGATGAACATGTTCAAGACAGGTACCAGAAAGACCACACTGCAAACATAGTTATGTGGCTGGACCACAACAACAGGACCCTGTACAAGTGGCTGGATGAGACTGTCATGATCCTGTACAAGTTGCTGGAGGAGTATGATGGGACCACAGACAAGTCACTGGTAGAGTATGCTGAGGTTCAGGTCAAGCTGCTGGAGAACCATGTCAAAGTCCTAGAAGAGTTCCTGCACCAGTCCCTGACAGCCACCAATAACTGTCTGGAAAGACATGCCAGGACCAAAGAAGAGCCCTCAGACAAGCATGTCCAGTGGCTGCAGAGTACGTGTCTACAGGAGCAAGAGGATGAAGACGCCCAAGAAGTGGGGCCGGAAGACAAATACATCACAGCCATAAGGAACTGGTTGGGGAAGTATGTTGGCGCCATGAAAAAGTGGCTACAGGAGAACTTCGGAGACCAATACCAAAAGAGCCTGATGTAGGGGTTTTGTATAGTGCCCAAGACAAAGAGCTGTGTGCCACCTCCCCTGTGGACAACATATTAATCTATTCATCATCCCTGGGAGAGCCACCTGCCCAGAGAGCACAGACTGGAAAACACTAACATGAATAAACCTTAACAGCAGATCTCTCACTTCTTCATTCATCTGTGTTACATTGTCTTCATTTGTCCTCCTTTCTCCCTAGTCTTCTCTCCTCCTTTTATTATTTTCTGTCCTCTCACTCTGAGAGTCTCCCTCATTCTACTTCACCCCCCATCACACCCTTCTGCCCCTCGACCCAATATCCCCTTTACTCTTCTGCATTCACCAGACCTATTGGGACTGGGGTTCTATAAATaccttctctctttccccccttctTGGTCATCATGAGTCCTTAattttcccttcctcctctcctctccccattaCCATGCTGTCCCATACAGTCAGAGGTGGAGGTTCATAAGAGGCCATCTCCTGTGTTCCATCCTGAGGCCGGCTCTCAAAGAGCATACAGCATTTTCTCCCATGCCTATGCTGCCCTGCGCTTCTGGAATAGAATCCAAAACAgcatgggcaggggtgggggtgaagtCAGTTGAGGAACTACAGGCTGCACACTACAGCCCATGTTCCTGGAAAgcagagggtgtttttttttttcctcctttctggTCCTGCACCTCCCACCCTGAGGGCAATCACCTTCCGTTGTTTTTGTGGTGTGATTTGCCATGCAATGCACTCTTAGGGTATGTtgacactacccgccggattagCGGGTAGCgttcgatctatcggggatcgatttatcgcatctcgtctagacacgataaatcgatccccggcACACTCCTCATCGacccagaactccaccagggcgagaggcggaagcggagtcaacgggggagccacggccatcgatcccacgctgtgaggacgggaggtaagtcgaaataagatatgtcgacttcagctacgctattctcatagctgaagttatgtatcttacatcgacaccctctccccacagtgtagaccagcccttagccACACCAAATACTACATCACGGCAGTGACCAGCATGAGGGGTCTCCAATCTCTAGGCCCTGCAAGTGTGGATTAGCAAGACCTCTCTGGCTATGCAAactttgggtacatctacacttcaaGCTGCAGGTGTAATTTCCAAGTCAGGCAGATGAGCACGCACTAGCTTTGATCGAGTTAGCCCTTTAGAAAGAATGTGGCCACGGCGGCACAGTCAATGGGACTAATTAGCTGCTCAAGTATAATCCTACTCAGGCTACTAGGTACttactcaggtggctagcttgTTCCGCCACCTGCATCACCATGGCTACCCTGCTAGTTTTAGCGTACTAGCTCAGTCAAAGCTAGCACACGTACATCTACTGAGCTGGAAATGGCaattccagctccagtgtagatgtgcccttccTGGGGGAGGAAATATCTAGGACCCACATGTCTAAAATCTGATCCCTGTTCCAATGCCTGCCAATTTGTAGATGCAATTTTGGTGATTCATGTGGCTGAATTCTTAACTGTGCTCATCAGTCAAGAACGTACGTGTCTAAATGGCTTTAATTTGTATCCAAAATGGTCaggtcaaaaaaaaaacaaaaactcaagGCCCTCTTAAGGCAAGACAGAAATATTGATGATTTTTATACAAGAAAAGTTATGAGAAATAACTCTTCTGGTGCCAATAGGGGGAGCAATATGAAAGAGTTGCATTTTTAGAATTCCCATGACTGACTTAAATGTTACTACTTACATTTGAGCAGGATGCAGTCACTAAGGGAATCTAAAAGCATGGTCTCTCCAGAGGTCAGGCCAGAAATGCAGGACAAAAAGATGGGGGATCAGAGTAGTCAGAAGACCCATTCGTACCATGTACAGTAAGTACTGTGCTGTGTCTGTGTTATTGTCATGCAGAATTTGCTGACATACCACATATGGTATGCGGAAAATAAAAaaggaccagatcttcagctaacATAAGTTGGTGGCACCCtagtgaagtcaacagagctatgctgacttTCACCTGAGACTCTCTGGCCCAAAGATTTAgaattttgaaaggaaaaaaaatctatttcaatTGGTGCCAGAGTCCTGCATAAACAAAGCAAGCTCCTGATCCCTGGGCTAAATATTGGTCCAATTCCGCTCAGTCACAAAGatgcagcttccattgacttcgcTAAGACCTGCCCTGGTGCAACTGATGGCAGAACTCAGCCCTTTGGGAGTTGCACTCTGTGAGTCAGAGCGGAGTGCCGCTCAGGTAGGTGTCTGAACTACTACAAGGCATATTTTAGAAATGGGCCTGAACCACAGCCCCAAAGCCAGACACCTGCACACTGCAGGAGTTCAAAATCCAAATACAGATGttgcagctcaggcccatctctgcaTGGGTTTGATGAGCAACGTGGCCAAGTGCTTTTAGATTCCCTTAGTGACTGCTTTGTTATGCTGTTGTGGGAGCCTGGCTTTTGAATTCCCTGATCTCTGTTCGCAAAGGGACAGATGCAAAGCCCACGGAAATCAGTCAAAAGAATCTCAGCGACTTGCAGAGGCTTGGAATCAAGCCCTTATTTTCTAAGGTCTAGACACAGGAAAGCAGCCCTGTTCAGGAAGAGCGCtgaagcacatacttaactttaagcacatgctgaatcaatgggacttaagtacACGCTTCAGTGCTTACTTGAATCAGGGCCACAAGGTCCAGAAATGTAGAAGTTTTGCATTCAATTCTAATTCTACTGAAAAGACACACAGACTACAAAGCATACCAGAGCACTGTCGAAGCACGTCCGTTTATATTTCAGCTACAGCCTATTGgctcccttttttctttttttgggtgGAAAGGGAAATTCAAAGGGTCAGGGCAGAGTAATCTCTTTTTAATGCAGTGCGGGGTGCAAAATCCACTCACAGCTAGCCAGAGAGAAACAGACATTAATGACAAAGTCTTGTTcatgtacaaaaataaaaaatttccattAATCAATCTACGTTGATGGCTTTCTCAACATGGAAATATTCTAAACCActggggctttttaaaaaatgggcagaAAGGCTATTGAAAGGCATTTTCCAACCCTGCTATAATGTTATTGATCTCAGGTACCTCGATGGCTACATTACCATAGTTCCAAGACTCTGCacaatttttaatgcatttatcgtGTGAGATaaggaaatattatccccattttacagatggagaatagAGAAACTAAGGCCAAGATCCACAAAGAAACTTAGGTACTGTGACACTCAGTGTCACAAGGCCTAGCATTAGGTTCCTAGAAAAATCCCAGGAACAACACACATTCCCAAAGCTGAGGTATAATGAGCCTGGTTTCGCTATACACTTAATGAGGAGAGACAGGCATCTCAGAATGCCATTTATAAAAGCCATCCCCCTAGGTGGGGGAATTGCCTAAATTAGCCGAGAGGTCAGTGAGTGGGGCGTGTCTTGAGCCCTACTCCTCTCGGGGAGATAGTCACCTCTCTCCGCTAATGAGTCACAGGCAGGAACCCCTCTCCTGCAGTCAGGTGGCTTAGGCGCCCAAGGTGTTTCTTGTGAGAATGACTTAGGCTGTTCCACCATGGATAGATACTTAAAGAGTCATTGAGCCAGAGAGTGCGCATGAGAATGACCCTGTAGTCCAGTGGTTCGAGCATCCATGTGGGAGATCCAGGAtcctgtcctcctcctccaatAACTCTATatacagcttcaacaggaaagattGAGGGACCCTACCTTGAAACATGCCAtagtccagtgattagagcactctgtccagagagagcagacctgccctgggagcagagctgcagcagcagccgtgctgaggaaGAGTGgaactggggctggagccctccagAGCtaggtgcagtgagcagctgggaaGAGCAAGGGGGACCCTGCGcagtgggcccagcgcagggagacgcctcagccaagaggctctgcaggccagacttggggggggatcgtaaccctgacagggcgggggcaacgctgggaagaagggtcccgccgcccagagcctgagagcttgtggccaccgccagagcaagtgtccaacccgcagcgtctctgcagcacagcccgggcctgagaaggagacctgggatctacaaggaacagactgtgaactgccctgacattccagagacacagtttgtgatgttccctgccacagagcagggtgatgtgctttcctttaacctttcccatttttccttattctttttttaaattaattgttaattaaacaacttgtatttgctttaaattgtatgtgatGATCaatgggtcagggaggtgccagTGCAGAGAaagcaccccggagtggggacgcCCTAGCCTCTGTCCTacgtgaccacagcagggttgggggttgagccccccaggaatcctgggcccagccttgtcggggttacgaggactctgccacacaggagagtggaaggggagtcctcgagggccgggaggcctctgggtaaaggaagtgggagcaaggactcagatcctttcgctagcccatttcATCGGGGAAGTGcggaagccaggaaagttccccacagtaGTGGGACCATTGCCCCGCTTACATATACATTCCCTCTCTACACTTATACTAAATTTCACTCCACTATTCCAGCACCAATCATCCTGTCTATGGCATAGGAGGGAAAAGCCATGTGTTCCTATAGGCACTGATGAAAAAAGTAGTAGATACAGAAGTCAGAGCATCATCCCTAGTCAGGACAGCACTAGtattcttaactttaagcatgtctGTGCTTAGGTTTCACTGTAGtcaagcatgtgcataagtgctttggAAGCAGAATAGACTGAAGCACTTAAGTGCTTCCTGAATGTGGGCCTTTCTATGCAGCACGTTGCAGATGGTAGGGTGCAGCAGCCGCTCAAATCCCATAGGGCACATTCCAAAGATAACCACAGCCAGAAGCATCAGGACATTGGATGATGTATTTTCCACTTCTGACATGTCTGAGAACATGGGCCTGGTGAGTGTAGACTAGAGCTTTAAAGCACATTGTGCCCAAGGTGCTTTAGGGCTCCCATGCTGGCAGAGAGATTCAGGGTGAGCTTGCCTGTGCATCTGACCACAAtgaaagtcatagtgtagaccatCAGAAAAGGGTTGGGTGGGCATTGAGGTGTGTCTGCAGCATGTGAAGCCATAACCAAGCTAGCTCCAAGAACAATAGCAATGAAGCCGTAATAACACAGGCTAGTCACTCAAATACACACAGAGAATCCTGGGTAGCCTTGTACAGCTCATGATACCACCCATGCTGCTGTTGTTCCTGGAGCTAGCTAGAGCAAAGCTATTTCAGATATGTCTACAACATGCTACAGTCActcctctgactgcagtgtggacatacatAGACACCACAACTATGCAGAAAGAACACATGCAATGCAATTGGCTCTGTCTGGCTTAACTCAGTGACCAAGAGACCCTACTTTCCCATTCTCACCAGAGAGCTTGTTCTTGCAAGATTTACAGAACTGGGCAGAGGTTGTTCTGAGGGTATGCTACATTTCAGGCAGGCATCCCGACATCTAGGGAGCCTACCCAAACAAAGACAAATTTTACACTTGGTGAGGATGACCTACATCACAGCACAATCCCAGCATGCAGAGATTCACACAGATGGAAAACATGTCCAAAATACAATTATGGCTGTTGAGTGTGACACTAATCACTCTGACTAGGGTGCTAGCCAGAATCTATGCATTTGCCAGATGTCCGGACTCAGCCAGCTGCTCATAACCTTGCAGCCTAATCCAGGACAGTAGTTTTGTTACTTGGTTTTATTTCTATTTGTGTCTGGGCTGGAAGGAGGCTAAACAAGTGTGTCATTTTTTCCAGGTGCCCACTGCAGATTGTCTTTGTTAAATTATCCCATTTTGATCTCCAGCACAAGCACACTCCTAAGCGACATATTCAGTGCCAGAACAACATTTAGCATATTATAGGTCTGGATCTGCTTGTGAGACATGCTGGAAGCACCATGCAGTTAGCGTCTGAACAACATGTAACATTCTGTGTGCTGTGGTTTATAGGCTCTCGCCGTGCAGAGGTACAGCAGTATTCAGGTTAAACCTGCTGAGTGCAGGAAATGGATATGTTCACCTCTGAGAACAGAAGAGCCAAGGTCCTCTGCGATAAAGGTCTTCCTGAACCAGCAAACAGAATTATTTTCAGAAATTGAAATAAACAGATCCTCTTAACAACATTATTCTTAGCATACAACAAAACTGCTCAAGAAAttaaggtctgatccaaagtccagggGAGTCAGTAAAAAGAGCCCCATTAATTAGATGACTATATTTTCATAATCAGAAATGGACAATTTTCTGGAAACACATTTTCAGTCACAAAACAGTGACAAGTTAGTGAACTAGCCTTGTTCAAGACCAATTTGCCAGGGGTGGATTTGACTACTGATTTGGTCAGAAGTTGGTGTATAAAACGCAAACCAATTGGGTTCTTGTCGCTGCCCAGAAACAGAATGCAGTGGTGGCtaaaagtttcaatttttttttttttaatggaagacaAATCCTTTATTTTCCCTTCTTCCCAGACCGATTGGAATTTCTCAAGGCCTGTTAATGTCCAGACAAAGCACTGGTGCTTTGCACGAAGCTATAAGCATGGGCTGCAAGCATGTGGAGAATATATTTATCCCAAACTTT
Above is a genomic segment from Mauremys reevesii isolate NIE-2019 linkage group 8, ASM1616193v1, whole genome shotgun sequence containing:
- the LOC120369783 gene encoding uncharacterized protein LOC120369783 isoform X2, which gives rise to MKETEDDSFSWYYSSKTVGERLDEHIKTIDRHLDKHIGTLGTWVDQHVWSLNKWVQEHMGTPDKWVDEHTEDLLGWLDEHIGALDKWLDRYVWTLNEWHEEYVEAFDKRLDEHVQDRYQKDHTANIVMWLDHNNRTLYKWLDETVMILYKLLEEYDGTTDKSLVEYAEVQVKLLENHVKVLEEFLHQSLTATNNCLERHARTKEEPSDKHVQWLQSTCLQEQEDEDAQEVGPEDKYITAIRNWLGKYVGAMKKWLQENFGDQYQKSLM
- the LOC120369783 gene encoding uncharacterized protein LOC120369783 isoform X1; amino-acid sequence: MFLLILVLHLAMPIPGRSWSFWTMKETEDDSFSWYYSSKTVGERLDEHIKTIDRHLDKHIGTLGTWVDQHVWSLNKWVQEHMGTPDKWVDEHTEDLLGWLDEHIGALDKWLDRYVWTLNEWHEEYVEAFDKRLDEHVQDRYQKDHTANIVMWLDHNNRTLYKWLDETVMILYKLLEEYDGTTDKSLVEYAEVQVKLLENHVKVLEEFLHQSLTATNNCLERHARTKEEPSDKHVQWLQSTCLQEQEDEDAQEVGPEDKYITAIRNWLGKYVGAMKKWLQENFGDQYQKSLM